In a genomic window of Nocardiopsis mwathae:
- a CDS encoding ABC transporter family substrate-binding protein — protein MTSSIYDQFHDRYAAAPLGRPTAADGRRTSTQGERRVRAGTSRAVGVAASVLLIAIAAASCRNGDDEAAADNRAEAVAASALNPADRDELTEGGTLRWGLNEFPAQWNPHHADGNLATVGTVMAALMPYPFRTDEDGVAAPDPDYVEDVEVRSSDGAGGRQVLTLRLNPEARWSDGTPITWRDYAAMARALAGEQPGYRTLGGVGYDRISSVDAGKDEFEVVIAFDRPFAEYAALFAPLLPAAYTESADRFDTGYREDIPVTAGPFAFDGIDRGAQTLTVRRSEDWWGTPAKLDRIIFRTMAPEALDSAFLDGGIDTYALPLDSASYERASSAADGEVRAALAPDYRHITLNGQSDMLSDVDVRHAVFQGIDREVLIQAAFGSIEPPRAPLGNHLLLEGRHGYADNSGTWGDFDPEHARELLDAAGWTVPPEGGTRTRGGTPLSVDFLVPRGHSPARDEAELVQGMLADIGIDVRIDPVAGDKLFSDYVLPGRYDMVAFVNTGGGFPLSATLQQWSSPVTGADGTPEWRANVGRISSPEIDRALEGALETLDPDEALRRINEADRLLWEAGHTLPLYQRPELVAARHDIANLGAVGFGTLDYADIGYLDTP, from the coding sequence ATGACCAGTTCCATCTATGACCAGTTCCATGACCGGTACGCGGCCGCCCCGCTCGGCCGCCCGACCGCGGCGGACGGCCGACGGACGTCGACGCAGGGGGAGAGACGAGTGCGAGCGGGGACGAGCAGGGCCGTCGGGGTCGCGGCGTCCGTTCTGCTGATCGCGATCGCCGCGGCGTCCTGCCGGAACGGCGACGATGAGGCGGCGGCCGACAACCGCGCCGAGGCGGTGGCGGCCTCGGCGCTGAACCCGGCCGACCGGGACGAGCTCACCGAGGGCGGAACCCTGCGCTGGGGGCTCAACGAGTTCCCCGCCCAATGGAACCCGCACCACGCCGACGGCAACCTGGCTACGGTCGGCACCGTCATGGCGGCGCTGATGCCCTACCCCTTCCGGACCGATGAGGACGGTGTCGCCGCCCCCGACCCCGACTACGTCGAGGACGTCGAGGTCCGCTCCTCCGACGGAGCGGGCGGGAGACAGGTCCTCACCCTGCGGCTGAACCCCGAGGCCCGCTGGTCGGACGGGACCCCGATCACCTGGCGCGACTACGCGGCCATGGCGCGGGCGCTCGCGGGTGAGCAGCCCGGATACCGGACCCTCGGCGGTGTCGGCTACGACCGGATCTCCTCGGTCGACGCGGGAAAGGACGAGTTCGAGGTCGTCATCGCCTTCGACCGGCCGTTCGCGGAGTACGCCGCCCTGTTCGCGCCGCTCCTGCCCGCCGCCTACACCGAGTCGGCGGACCGCTTCGACACCGGCTACCGAGAGGACATCCCCGTCACCGCCGGCCCCTTCGCGTTCGACGGGATCGATCGGGGTGCGCAGACCCTGACCGTGCGGCGCTCCGAGGACTGGTGGGGCACCCCGGCCAAGCTGGACCGCATCATCTTCCGCACGATGGCCCCCGAGGCGCTGGACAGCGCGTTCCTCGACGGCGGCATCGACACCTACGCGCTTCCCCTGGACTCCGCCTCCTACGAGCGCGCCTCCTCGGCCGCCGACGGCGAGGTCCGCGCGGCCCTGGCCCCCGACTACCGGCACATCACCCTCAACGGGCAGAGCGACATGCTCTCCGACGTGGACGTGCGGCACGCCGTCTTCCAGGGCATCGACCGCGAGGTCCTGATCCAGGCCGCGTTCGGTTCGATCGAGCCGCCGCGCGCCCCGCTGGGCAACCACCTCCTGCTGGAGGGCCGCCACGGGTACGCGGACAACAGCGGCACGTGGGGCGACTTCGACCCGGAGCACGCGCGCGAGCTCCTGGACGCCGCGGGGTGGACGGTCCCACCGGAAGGCGGCACCCGTACCAGGGGCGGAACCCCGCTCAGCGTCGACTTCCTGGTACCGCGCGGCCACAGCCCCGCCCGGGACGAGGCCGAACTCGTGCAGGGCATGCTCGCCGACATCGGCATCGACGTGCGCATCGACCCCGTGGCCGGCGACAAGCTGTTCAGCGACTACGTGCTGCCCGGCCGCTACGACATGGTCGCCTTCGTCAACACCGGCGGCGGATTCCCGCTCTCGGCGACCCTGCAGCAGTGGAGCAGCCCGGTGACCGGGGCCGACGGTACGCCGGAGTGGCGGGCCAACGTCGGCCGCATCTCCTCCCCGGAGATCGACCGTGCCTTGGAGGGGGCACTGGAGACCCTCGATCCCGACGAGGCACTGCGCCGCATCAACGAGGCCGACCGCCTGCTGTGGGAGGCCGGGCACACCCTGCCGCTCTACCAGCGCCCCGAACTGGTGGCGGCGCGCCACGACATCGCCAACCTCGGCGCGGTCGGCTTCGGCACCCTCGACTACGCCGACATCGGCTACCTCGACACGCCCTGA
- a CDS encoding ABC transporter permease subunit codes for MSAAARFLLRRMAGHVVLLAVVCSCAYLLAALALNPRENYEGQRPPPPPQVVEQMLAERNLSDAVPLGERYLTWASGVVTGDFGSTWDGRPVNGEIAHRVGASLRLLALGVVVGGVVGVLVGAWTGSRRYGVADRVGTAASVVLISIPVVVVAVLLQAAALWVNQVTGVELLRTTGESTPGLSAGFWGEAADRARHLVLPTLAIALPQIAVFSRFQRGVMAEAASADYVRTARAKGLTRGRALTVHALRSSLIPATTYLGYSMAAMFTGAVIVEKVFGVHGMGELLIDSVGHGDVNAVAAVLCFGALCVLLTGALLDVVRVMLDPRVRTG; via the coding sequence GTGAGCGCCGCCGCGCGCTTCCTGCTGCGCAGGATGGCCGGCCACGTGGTGCTGCTGGCCGTCGTGTGCAGCTGTGCCTATCTCCTCGCGGCGCTCGCCCTCAACCCGCGGGAGAACTACGAGGGCCAGCGCCCGCCCCCGCCGCCGCAGGTCGTGGAGCAGATGCTGGCCGAGCGCAACCTGAGCGACGCGGTCCCGCTCGGCGAGCGCTACCTCACCTGGGCGTCGGGCGTCGTGACCGGCGACTTCGGCAGTACCTGGGACGGGCGCCCGGTCAACGGCGAGATCGCCCACCGCGTCGGCGCGAGTCTGCGTCTGCTGGCGCTGGGCGTCGTCGTGGGCGGGGTGGTCGGCGTGCTGGTGGGAGCGTGGACGGGCAGCCGCCGGTACGGAGTGGCCGACCGGGTCGGCACGGCGGCGTCGGTGGTGCTGATCTCGATCCCGGTGGTGGTGGTCGCGGTGCTCCTGCAGGCGGCGGCGCTGTGGGTCAACCAGGTGACCGGGGTGGAGCTGCTGCGGACGACGGGGGAGTCGACCCCCGGGCTGTCCGCCGGCTTCTGGGGCGAGGCCGCCGACCGGGCGCGCCACCTCGTGCTGCCCACCCTCGCCATCGCCCTCCCGCAGATCGCCGTCTTCAGCCGCTTCCAGCGGGGCGTGATGGCGGAGGCGGCGTCGGCGGACTACGTTCGAACCGCCCGCGCCAAGGGGCTGACCCGGGGCAGGGCGCTGACCGTGCACGCGCTGCGCTCGTCGCTCATTCCGGCCACGACCTACCTGGGCTATTCGATGGCGGCGATGTTCACGGGCGCGGTCATCGTGGAGAAGGTGTTCGGTGTGCACGGGATGGGTGAACTGCTCATCGACTCGGTGGGCCACGGCGACGTGAACGCGGTGGCCGCGGTGCTGTGCTTCGGTGCGCTGTGCGTGCTGCTGACCGGCGCACTGCTGGACGTGGTCCGGGTGATGCTCGACCCGCGGGTCCGGACCGGGTGA
- the dapF gene encoding diaminopimelate epimerase, giving the protein MRFAKGHGTENDFVILPDPDGSLDLTPAMVAALCDRRAGIGGDGVLRVVRTRALGEVLPEAAASAASCEWFMDYRNADGSLAEMCGNGVRVFARYLIASGLSEGTAFGVGTRAGARHVAIEADGDVTVDMGRPEILGKGSAALADGTVHGTRVSVGNPHLACPVDRPVAEIDLTARPVLDPADFPEGANVEVFAETAPGVLEMRVYERGSAETRSCGTGIVAAAAAATPPGEGATWRVRVPGGECIVYLDADGARLRGPAVILAEGEVDEARLG; this is encoded by the coding sequence ATGCGATTCGCCAAAGGCCACGGCACCGAGAACGACTTCGTGATCCTCCCCGACCCCGACGGTTCGCTGGACCTCACCCCCGCGATGGTCGCCGCGCTGTGCGACCGCCGCGCCGGAATCGGCGGAGACGGAGTGCTGCGCGTGGTCCGCACCCGGGCGCTGGGCGAGGTGCTGCCCGAGGCGGCGGCCTCCGCGGCCTCCTGCGAGTGGTTCATGGACTACCGCAACGCCGACGGCAGCCTCGCCGAGATGTGCGGCAACGGGGTCCGCGTCTTCGCCCGCTACCTCATCGCGTCGGGGCTGAGCGAGGGTACCGCGTTCGGCGTCGGTACCCGGGCCGGGGCGCGGCACGTCGCCATCGAGGCCGACGGCGACGTCACCGTCGACATGGGCCGCCCGGAGATCCTCGGCAAGGGGTCGGCGGCGCTGGCCGACGGCACCGTCCACGGCACCCGCGTCTCGGTGGGCAACCCGCACCTGGCCTGCCCGGTGGACCGGCCGGTAGCAGAGATCGACCTCACCGCGAGGCCGGTCCTGGACCCGGCCGACTTCCCCGAGGGCGCCAACGTCGAGGTCTTCGCCGAGACCGCCCCCGGCGTGCTGGAGATGCGGGTGTACGAGCGCGGCTCCGCGGAGACGCGCTCGTGCGGCACCGGCATCGTGGCCGCCGCCGCGGCCGCGACACCCCCCGGCGAAGGCGCCACGTGGCGGGTGCGCGTTCCGGGCGGTGAGTGCATCGTCTACCTGGACGCCGACGGCGCCCGGCTGCGCGGCCCGGCCGTGATCCTCGCCGAGGGCGAGGTCGACGAGGCGCGCCTGGGGTGA
- the miaA gene encoding tRNA (adenosine(37)-N6)-dimethylallyltransferase MiaA, which produces MSSVNRVLAVVGATAAGKSDLAVELALRLAERGTPGEIINADSMQLYRGMDIGTAKLTVAERRGVPHHLLDIWDVTETADVARYQRLARGLIDDIRARGGVPILVGGSGLYIRGALDHLDFPGTDPRVRARLEAELAEFGPGPLHARLAERDPAAAEAILRGNGRRIVRALEVIEVTGRPFTATMPQHVSRYPCTQVGLSVPRPELDERIELRVDRMWEAGLVEEVRHLEKHGLREGRTASRALGYAQVLRFLAAEQGLPGEDGTVVDYDEAAARADTVRSTRRFARRQDSWFRRDPRIDWLPYDAPDLADRALELAEAAGHR; this is translated from the coding sequence ATGAGCAGTGTGAACAGAGTGCTCGCGGTCGTCGGCGCGACCGCGGCCGGCAAGTCCGACCTGGCCGTGGAACTCGCCCTGCGGCTGGCCGAGCGCGGGACGCCCGGGGAGATCATCAACGCCGACTCCATGCAGCTCTACCGCGGCATGGACATCGGGACCGCCAAGCTCACCGTGGCCGAGCGGCGCGGCGTGCCGCACCACCTGCTCGATATCTGGGACGTCACCGAGACCGCCGACGTCGCCCGCTACCAGCGGCTGGCCCGCGGGCTCATCGACGACATCCGGGCGCGCGGCGGCGTGCCGATCCTGGTCGGGGGGTCGGGGCTGTACATCCGCGGAGCCCTGGACCACCTGGACTTCCCCGGAACCGACCCCCGGGTACGGGCGCGGTTGGAGGCCGAGCTGGCCGAGTTCGGCCCCGGTCCGCTGCACGCCCGGCTGGCCGAACGCGACCCGGCGGCGGCCGAGGCCATCCTGCGCGGCAACGGGCGCCGCATCGTGCGGGCGCTGGAGGTCATCGAGGTCACCGGTCGCCCGTTCACCGCGACCATGCCCCAGCACGTGTCCCGCTACCCGTGTACGCAGGTCGGCCTGTCGGTGCCCCGCCCCGAGCTGGACGAGCGCATCGAGCTGCGCGTCGACCGCATGTGGGAGGCCGGGCTGGTGGAGGAGGTCCGCCACCTGGAGAAGCACGGGCTTCGGGAGGGCCGCACCGCCTCGCGGGCGCTCGGCTACGCCCAGGTCCTCCGCTTCCTCGCCGCCGAGCAGGGCCTGCCGGGCGAGGACGGCACGGTCGTGGACTACGACGAGGCGGCAGCGCGCGCGGACACCGTCCGCTCCACCCGCAGGTTCGCCCGCCGCCAGGACTCCTGGTTCCGCCGCGATCCGCGGATCGACTGGCTCCCCTACGACGCCCCCGACCTCGCCGACCGCGCGCTGGAGCTGGCCGAGGCCGCCGGCCACCGCTGA
- a CDS encoding class III extradiol ring-cleavage dioxygenase family protein, translating to MLITAAVCPHPPLLVPQIARGAAAELDALRAACDRAVADLVAAGPDELVVVGAGEENRVHGADAGGSLAPFGVPLEVGPAPAVLPHPLTVGRWLAERGGAAPSRYAEVARDARPEECLVRGAELAASVPRLALLVMGDGSARRTTASPGRFDDRAVGFDDSVAAALADADVEGLSALDPRLADELMAAGRAAWQTLAGAADGSGLRGRLLAHTAPYGVGYFCATWN from the coding sequence GTGTTGATCACCGCCGCCGTGTGCCCGCACCCGCCGCTGCTCGTCCCCCAGATCGCCCGCGGAGCCGCCGCCGAACTCGACGCACTGCGCGCCGCCTGCGACCGGGCCGTGGCCGACCTGGTCGCGGCCGGCCCCGACGAGCTCGTCGTGGTCGGGGCCGGCGAGGAGAACCGGGTTCACGGCGCCGACGCCGGAGGCAGTCTGGCGCCCTTCGGCGTCCCCCTAGAGGTCGGTCCGGCCCCGGCGGTGCTGCCGCACCCGCTCACCGTCGGCCGCTGGCTGGCCGAACGCGGGGGAGCGGCGCCGTCCCGCTACGCGGAGGTGGCCCGCGACGCCCGTCCCGAGGAGTGCCTGGTGCGCGGCGCCGAGCTGGCCGCATCGGTGCCGCGCCTCGCGCTCCTGGTGATGGGCGACGGGAGCGCCCGGCGTACCACCGCCTCACCCGGGCGCTTCGACGACCGCGCCGTCGGCTTCGACGACTCCGTGGCCGCCGCGCTGGCCGACGCCGACGTCGAAGGGCTGTCCGCGCTCGACCCGCGCCTCGCCGATGAGCTGATGGCCGCCGGCCGTGCGGCCTGGCAGACCCTCGCCGGCGCTGCGGACGGTTCCGGCCTGCGCGGCCGCCTTCTCGCCCACACGGCCCCCTATGGCGTCGGGTACTTCTGCGCCACCTGGAACTGA
- a CDS encoding TetR/AcrR family transcriptional regulator produces MAPNERIDRAPEGATAPGRDMRAERILDTAGELLVAWGYRRVTIDEVARRAGVGKGTVYLHFSTKEALFLTVLMRSQAALCATFVQAMRADPAQILPGRLAERGFRAVMEDPIIRAVTVVDTDTLGTLARSAPELIGDLMAFRDRSDTEYFRLLREHGIVRTDLPAPAQRYAFKATVTGFMTLDSLTGGRDADPDTATKIDALARTVGAAFDADTRPEVLRAAAPRVIDLYERLEERIRDEIDRQKRT; encoded by the coding sequence GTGGCACCGAACGAGCGGATCGACCGGGCGCCGGAGGGGGCGACGGCCCCCGGGCGCGACATGCGTGCGGAGCGCATCCTCGACACCGCCGGGGAGCTGCTGGTCGCGTGGGGGTATCGGCGGGTCACGATCGACGAGGTCGCCCGCCGGGCGGGCGTCGGCAAGGGCACCGTCTACCTGCACTTCAGCACCAAGGAAGCACTGTTCCTGACCGTGCTGATGCGCTCGCAGGCCGCGCTGTGCGCGACCTTCGTCCAGGCGATGCGCGCGGACCCGGCCCAGATCCTCCCCGGCCGGCTGGCCGAACGGGGCTTCCGGGCGGTCATGGAGGACCCCATCATCCGCGCCGTCACCGTCGTGGACACCGACACCCTGGGCACCCTGGCCCGCAGCGCACCCGAGCTCATCGGCGACCTGATGGCCTTCCGGGACCGCAGCGACACCGAGTACTTCCGCCTGCTGCGCGAGCACGGCATCGTGCGCACCGACCTCCCGGCCCCCGCGCAGCGCTACGCCTTCAAGGCGACCGTCACCGGCTTCATGACGCTGGACAGCCTCACCGGCGGACGGGACGCGGACCCCGACACCGCCACCAAGATCGATGCGCTGGCCAGGACCGTGGGCGCGGCCTTCGATGCCGATACCCGGCCCGAGGTCCTGCGTGCGGCGGCACCGCGGGTCATCGACCTCTACGAGCGCCTGGAGGAGCGGATCCGCGACGAGATCGACCGGCAGAAACGCACCTGA
- a CDS encoding cytochrome P450 family protein: MTPRTPDIEPTTAAEPGTAHLMDPEFVREPYGAWARIREHGPVVPGYFVDGFPLWVVTRHEDARAVLSDPRFANDSASVPGVETNERTALMRHFGIPEDYIPYLAESVLDADGADHTRLRKLVSRAFTVRRVNELRPRVEEITEQLLDRLPGEAEDGVVDLIEHFAYPMPITVICEMVGVPDEDRPLWLKWSHDLVSTDTDAMGAAVVELVDHLKAMVERRRAAPRDDLIDALIRIQDEDGSRLGEAELVTMVLSLVVAGHETTAHLLGNGTAALLTHPDQLELLRRDESRAPAAVHELLRWCGPVLVTRPRFATEDVTVAGTLIRQGERVLVVLVSADRDPRRFDEPDRLDITRRPATRGEQHIAFGHGAHYCLGAALARQEGEVGFTRLLHRFPGLSLAVPEEELEWAPRPGMRRLARLPVRL; this comes from the coding sequence ATGACCCCCCGGACGCCCGACATCGAGCCCACCACCGCAGCAGAGCCGGGCACCGCCCACCTGATGGACCCGGAATTCGTCCGCGAGCCGTACGGCGCCTGGGCGCGCATCCGCGAGCACGGGCCGGTCGTCCCCGGCTATTTCGTGGACGGCTTCCCGCTGTGGGTCGTCACCCGGCACGAAGACGCGCGGGCCGTGCTGAGCGACCCGCGCTTCGCCAACGACTCGGCCTCGGTCCCGGGCGTCGAGACGAACGAGCGCACCGCGCTGATGCGGCACTTCGGCATCCCCGAGGACTACATCCCCTATCTGGCGGAGTCGGTCCTGGACGCCGACGGGGCCGACCACACCCGGCTGCGCAAGCTCGTCTCCCGCGCCTTCACCGTGCGTCGGGTCAACGAATTGCGGCCGCGTGTCGAGGAGATCACCGAGCAACTGCTCGACCGGCTCCCAGGCGAGGCCGAGGACGGTGTCGTCGACCTCATCGAGCACTTCGCCTACCCGATGCCCATCACCGTCATCTGCGAGATGGTCGGCGTCCCCGACGAGGACCGGCCGCTGTGGCTGAAGTGGAGCCACGACCTGGTGTCGACCGACACCGACGCGATGGGTGCCGCGGTGGTGGAGCTGGTCGATCACCTCAAAGCCATGGTCGAACGGCGCCGGGCCGCGCCGCGTGACGACCTCATCGACGCGCTGATCCGCATTCAGGACGAGGACGGTTCCCGGCTCGGCGAGGCGGAGCTGGTCACCATGGTGCTCAGCCTGGTGGTCGCCGGGCACGAGACCACGGCGCACCTGCTCGGCAACGGCACCGCCGCGCTGCTCACCCACCCCGACCAACTGGAGCTGCTGCGCCGGGACGAGAGCCGCGCCCCGGCGGCCGTGCACGAGCTGCTGCGGTGGTGCGGCCCGGTCCTGGTGACGCGCCCGCGCTTCGCGACCGAGGACGTCACGGTCGCCGGCACCCTGATCCGCCAGGGCGAGCGGGTCCTGGTGGTGCTCGTCTCGGCCGACCGCGACCCGCGTCGCTTCGACGAGCCCGACCGACTCGACATCACCCGGCGCCCGGCCACCCGCGGGGAACAGCACATCGCCTTCGGCCACGGCGCCCACTACTGCCTCGGCGCCGCCCTGGCCCGCCAGGAGGGCGAGGTCGGCTTCACCCGCCTGCTGCACCGCTTCCCGGGCCTGTCCCTCGCGGTCCCGGAGGAGGAGCTGGAATGGGCCCCGCGCCCGGGCATGCGCCGACTCGCCCGGCTGCCCGTCCGGCTGTGA